From one Paenibacillus sp. FSL K6-1330 genomic stretch:
- a CDS encoding MFS transporter has translation MKSSKECITIKAVQVIHKPHKQVSHQRKHLMTATWEGVPAVILQTLLGGPFLTGYLLYLGAESSEVGFVLAVTTLFNVLQILVAYLIQRLQYRKKAMIVFTFMHRILWGATGIIPLIFPERWWIPVFMILYMAAFIANTVSAMLWTSLISDMVPSKVRGRYFGIRNTILNALGALTLFVGGIILDRVPGGGGFLILFIISWIAIASNLSLFFLYPDPPFEHSSERQFKAMIRKPLSDTTFIKSTLFLAGWLFLQTLIVPLYSYAMLDILHISYSVVSIMTVAQTVIMMIGFYVWGNLNARYRNRTLLYWTLPLIAGSCLTWGLLSVLPMIPVLLLSHMLLGAGVGGFNQLAFNFMIGDTPKSERPMFIAVYSAITGFTSFLGPVLGGFIFKRIADAPDWVARYGFQTTVGLLMVLIALTVGRRVLRAA, from the coding sequence TTGAAGTCATCGAAGGAGTGTATCACCATCAAGGCTGTCCAGGTTATTCACAAGCCGCACAAACAGGTTTCGCATCAGCGTAAACATTTGATGACGGCCACATGGGAAGGGGTGCCGGCTGTCATCTTGCAGACACTGTTGGGCGGTCCCTTCTTGACAGGGTATTTATTGTACTTAGGTGCGGAATCCAGTGAGGTTGGGTTTGTTCTGGCTGTCACTACGCTGTTCAACGTACTTCAGATTCTGGTTGCGTACCTGATCCAGCGCCTGCAGTACCGCAAGAAGGCGATGATTGTCTTCACCTTTATGCACCGCATTTTGTGGGGGGCCACGGGGATCATCCCGTTGATCTTCCCGGAACGATGGTGGATTCCGGTGTTTATGATCCTCTATATGGCCGCCTTTATTGCCAATACCGTATCCGCTATGCTCTGGACCTCGCTGATCAGCGATATGGTGCCGTCCAAGGTCCGGGGACGTTATTTTGGCATACGTAATACCATCTTGAATGCGCTCGGCGCCTTGACCCTGTTTGTTGGCGGGATCATCCTGGACCGTGTTCCCGGCGGCGGGGGCTTTCTTATTCTGTTCATCATCTCTTGGATCGCCATTGCTTCGAACTTATCCTTATTCTTTTTATACCCTGACCCTCCCTTCGAGCACTCGAGCGAGCGTCAGTTTAAGGCGATGATCCGAAAGCCGCTGTCGGATACCACATTTATCAAATCTACACTGTTTCTGGCGGGCTGGCTCTTTCTGCAGACGTTGATTGTTCCGCTCTACTCGTATGCCATGCTGGACATCCTGCATATCTCGTATTCGGTCGTATCCATTATGACCGTTGCACAGACCGTGATCATGATGATCGGTTTCTACGTATGGGGGAATTTGAATGCGCGCTACCGCAACAGAACCTTGCTCTATTGGACATTGCCGCTAATTGCGGGGTCATGCTTGACATGGGGCTTGCTGTCCGTCCTGCCCATGATTCCGGTGCTGCTGCTGTCTCATATGCTGCTTGGTGCCGGCGTAGGTGGCTTTAACCAGCTTGCCTTTAACTTTATGATCGGGGATACGCCGAAAAGCGAACGACCAATGTTTATCGCCGTATACTCCGCCATCACGGGGTTTACCTCTTTTCTAGGTCCCGTGCTGGGCGGGTTCATATTCAAAAGGATCGCAGATGCACCGGACTGGGTAGCCCGATATGGCTTCCAAACCACAGTGGGCCTGCTGATGGTGCTCATTGCTTTGACGGTGGGGCGGAGAGTGCTTCGTGCTGCTTAG
- a CDS encoding HD domain-containing phosphohydrolase, with the protein MQLYKSFLKQLIRNYMIGSIAAVLVVGGVLMVTTLEIPFEEGARLVVILAISFMVMMASELTVFLRYLRPIHAGFDEGHTDLETLEKAYLSIHRMPRMVVYRIFGPHLLGLSLPAILLTVWMMEQGKLNFPPFYIWLACLGAVLLASCHAMIEFFLTIAAIRPLIKEIRRQALSRYGVDFSLEGHVFMAIRTKFLLSTMLIGTFPLFLFSLAVQIRLEGLSQIVAQQYWGWAGFILLLGVGFAYIGAWLLTQDLQRPIRQLYRAMNEIKEGRLIQTSNLYSDEFSNLIAGFNMMVRGLQVREERNRKLLDSYFAALAAALDARDPYTAGHSLRVAEYSVLIGQLAGLSEVQVDLLHKTALLHDIGKIGVRDNILLKEGKLTAEEFDQVKAHPAQGENILLQIEPADAMAPYLEGVRSHHERYDGGGYPDGLKGKEIPLFGRIIAVADAYDAMTSDRPYRSGMKSVDALNILEAGRGTQWDPDYAGMFVKYMKAEKKVITIR; encoded by the coding sequence ATGCAACTGTATAAGTCTTTTCTTAAACAGCTAATCCGGAACTATATGATCGGGTCCATTGCAGCTGTGCTTGTTGTGGGTGGCGTATTAATGGTAACAACTCTGGAAATTCCTTTTGAGGAAGGCGCGCGTCTTGTGGTCATACTGGCTATTTCGTTCATGGTGATGATGGCGTCGGAGCTGACCGTCTTTCTTCGGTATTTACGACCGATTCACGCGGGCTTTGATGAAGGCCATACGGATTTGGAAACGTTGGAAAAAGCATATTTGAGTATACACCGCATGCCGCGTATGGTGGTATACCGCATATTCGGACCTCATCTGCTCGGTTTGTCACTTCCGGCTATACTGCTTACGGTTTGGATGATGGAGCAGGGAAAACTGAATTTTCCGCCGTTCTATATATGGCTGGCTTGCCTGGGGGCGGTCTTGCTAGCCAGCTGTCATGCCATGATCGAATTCTTCCTGACGATTGCTGCTATCCGTCCGCTGATCAAGGAGATCCGGCGGCAGGCGTTGTCGCGATATGGCGTGGATTTTTCCCTTGAGGGCCATGTATTCATGGCGATTCGGACGAAGTTTCTGCTGAGCACGATGCTGATCGGCACCTTTCCGCTGTTTCTGTTCAGTCTAGCGGTGCAGATCCGCCTGGAGGGGCTCAGTCAGATTGTAGCTCAGCAGTACTGGGGTTGGGCGGGATTTATATTGCTGCTGGGTGTCGGTTTTGCTTATATCGGCGCTTGGCTCTTGACCCAGGATTTACAGCGGCCGATCCGGCAGCTGTACCGGGCGATGAATGAGATTAAGGAAGGACGTCTGATCCAGACCTCCAATCTCTATTCCGATGAATTTTCCAATTTGATCGCTGGTTTCAATATGATGGTTCGCGGTCTGCAGGTGCGGGAGGAGCGGAACCGCAAGCTGCTGGACAGCTACTTTGCTGCCCTGGCAGCGGCGCTGGATGCCAGAGATCCTTACACAGCAGGACATTCGCTTCGGGTGGCGGAATACTCGGTATTAATCGGCCAGCTGGCGGGACTCAGCGAAGTGCAGGTTGATCTTTTGCACAAGACGGCATTGCTGCATGATATCGGTAAAATCGGGGTCCGGGACAACATTTTGCTGAAGGAAGGAAAGCTGACGGCAGAGGAGTTCGATCAGGTAAAGGCCCACCCGGCTCAAGGAGAGAACATTCTGCTGCAGATCGAGCCTGCCGATGCGATGGCGCCTTATCTGGAGGGAGTGCGATCCCATCATGAGCGTTATGACGGGGGCGGATATCCTGATGGGTTGAAGGGGAAGGAAATCCCGCTGTTTGGCCGGATTATTGCTGTTGCCGATGCCTATGATGCCATGACGTCGGATCGGCCCTACCGCAGCGGCATGAAATCCGTTGATGCCTTGAACATATTAGAAGCCGGTAGGGGAACCCAGTGGGATCCCGATTATGCGGGCATGTTCGTTAAATATATGAAAGCGGAGAAGAAGGTCATTACGATCCGCTAG
- a CDS encoding CsbD family protein — protein sequence MDSNVFKGKWKQMKGEAKKQWGKLTDDDLDVIDGEKDKLVGKLQERYGHTKDAAEREYTDWSSRYRD from the coding sequence ATGGATAGCAACGTATTTAAAGGGAAATGGAAACAGATGAAGGGTGAAGCGAAGAAGCAATGGGGCAAATTGACGGATGACGATCTTGATGTGATCGACGGCGAGAAAGATAAATTGGTTGGCAAGCTGCAGGAACGCTACGGACATACGAAGGATGCGGCGGAGCGTGAATATACGGATTGGAGTTCAAGATACCGCGACTAG